AATTACAGTAATTTTATAGAATATAAAAATTTTTCATGTACAGAAATTTATATTTAATGACCAATGTGTTTACGTATATTATATTTTAATATATGATTTTAATAAAAAATGATACAAATCAATATTTATATAAAAGAATGAGGAGAGGTTATGTATGGAAGAAACTAAGGAGTTTAATGAATTAGAAGAGTTAACAGATGAAGAATTATCAGATATAGATGGTGGAGGTATTTATGATAAAATAAATAAATTTTTATCTAATTCTAAACATTATTTTATTTGATGTATATACCTAGGTAATTTGTTACCTAGGTATATATAAAGAAATTTTTATCCAACCATCATCTACATTTAGTTGAATTCTACCATTATAGAATTCAACTATCTTTTTTACATTATATAAACCATAACCATGATTAACACTTTTCTTTGTAGTAAAGCCTTTATTAAATATCTTGGCTACTTTATTTGGATCTAAAACTAAACCGTTATTTTCAGTTTCTATTAAATAATCTGTAGTAGAAGAGTCAATTTTTAATTTAACAGTTCTATTATTATAGGCTTCATTTTTAACAGCTTTAAAGGAATTGTCCAAAAGATTATTTAATATTTCTGACAGTTCATAATCCTGCAGTGGAATATCATTTAAACTGCAATCAATGTTGTAGATGAAATTTATATTTTCAGTTTTTGCAATGTTGGTTTTTACGTATATAATAGCAGCTACAACTTTATGATCTATACTTATATTTTCATCTAATACTGTTAATGACTTATTCAAGGAAGTTATGTAGTTTTCTAATTGATATTTTAAATCTTTTTCATTTGTAGTTTGAATAATACCATATATAGTATTTATATGATTTTTAAAATCATGCTGTCTTGATTTTATGTCATCTATTAAGTCAGAAACAATAGGACTATATTTTTCATAAGTTTTTAAAGTCATGCCTTGTTCTTTCAATTTGTAATTATAAATAGCAAATAATATACTTATAAAAAAATATATTATTGAAATGATGGATAATTGTATAGAATAATTGCTTATAATATTAAAATTAAAAATTAATAGTAATTTTAGTATAACTATATAAAATATTATGTTAAATATTATAAAATTACCCGATTTTAGCATCTTTTTATATCCAATGTAGTATATCTTTAATGGTAATAGATAGCATATAACAATTATAGTTATTAGAAGGCTTAGTTCAGCCAGAAAATTTATATGATAACTGCTTATTTTAAATTTAAATTGTATTAGCTCTATGAGTAAATTAAATATAAACTTTATAATGAAATCCAAACATTGAATTACTAGAAAATATTGAATAGATTCTGAAATAGTTTCATTATATATAAATTTTAACATTAATATTATAAATATACAATTAATAAATATACTCACCTGTAAATTTATCAACCGCAAAACAATTACTTCGGTGCTTACAATTATTATAAATAAAATATCCCTTATTGGCATGAATTTATTGTTGCTTAAAGTTTTATATAATATTGTAATGGCTGTATATTCTAGCAATGGAATACTTACAAATATCAGCAGTAAAATAACATGATTCACATTAAATGTCACTTCCTTTCAATTTTATATTCGCCTTTAATGTATTATTAATTTAGGCTTTATAATAATATATTATCAATGCTTGTCTTTTTTGTTTTCTCTGCTATACATGTATTCATCAATAATATCTTTGTATTTTGAACCTATAAAAGCATTTTCTTTATAATCATAAAAAGATACTATCCATGAGTTGTATGAATATTTTTCTATTTTTTCTATACGTTTTAAATTCATCAAATAAGACCTATGACATTGAACTATATAATCATTACATACTTTTTTCATAATATTTTTTAGTGAAGTTCTGTGTATTTCATATAAACCTTTTGTGGTATGTATAATTACATTTCTTATACGTACTTCTATAAAAAATATGTCTTCCAAATACACCTTTATGCTCAGTTTATTACAGTCAAATAGAACGTATTCTCTTGCTTTGATTTCTTTCTTATGCTTTTTATTGATATCGTCTATAATCAGCATAGTCATATCCTTAACCTTTTGTTTATCATAAGGTTTTATTATGTAATCATAACAATGAATTTCTTTAAAAGCAGGTAGTATATATTGTTTATGGGTAGTTATAAAGACAATCCAGCTTAAACGATATCTATCTATATTTCTTAAGTTTAAACCTAGATTTAAACCAGAAGAATTTTTTAAAGAAATGTCAATATAGAAAAAATCTATAATTTCTGTATTGGCTATTTTTAAGGCTGAGGCTTCATCCTCTGCTTCGTATATATTTATATCTTTTATAATGATATTCTTTAACATTTTTATAAGATTATTTCTCTGAATAGGATTATCTTCTGCTATTAATATATTTGGCATTGCTATACTCCTTTTAGTATATTCCCATATAGTTAATTTACGACAATAATTATACCAAATAGAACATACTATGTAAATTTTGAGGAAAATTTGTATGAAATTTTATTAAATATATTTAGAAAAATATGGTATAATAGTTCTTAGATGGTAATAGGAGAAACTTAAGAGGTGATAAATATGAATTGTAGGACAAAGATAAAAAATTTGTTTTCATATCTATTGAGCATAAAGAACATGGACGAAGATGTAATAAGAAATATTAGTCAGTATGAAAAGATCTATTGGCAGAAAAATTTAAATGTGGTGGATAAAGAAGTTACAAGTGTGCAGGAAGAAGAGAATAATTGGTTTTACATAGATAGCAGCAGCAAAGACTTATATGATGAATTTTTTCAGTTATATCTCTCTTTGGATAACAATGAAGAAAATTTTGAGATTGTTTGGGGAAACTATATACTTGCTTGGGAAATAGGGGATAAAAAAATTGTACATCCTCTTTTTTCCACTAAAATGGAGCTTTATTTTGATGCGGAAAGAGGAATTTTCTTTTTAAGACCCTATGATGGAAGAGTGAAGATGGAGTTTGATATCTTTGCTGGAATAGATATTCCAAATATAGATAAACTTTTAGGGATAAAAGGGATTATAGAAAATTCTGTTGTAGATTTAAGAGATTTAAATAAAATGGAGAAGCTATTACTTAAAATAGCCCATTATTTGAGTGCAGATATAAATCCAGAAGGTGAGTTCCAAAAGGATACAAGCATTGATAATATTAATTTATCAAAATATCCTGTATTCTATAATGCCCCTGGAATTATAATAAGAAAAACTGATTCCAGACTTTGGCATAGTGAATTGACAAATATTATAAAATCAATAGATTATGGGTATAAAATTCCATCTACTATAGAAGCTCTTGTGTCTTCAGAAAAAATAGAGGAACCTTTAAAGGTAAAAGAACAGTGGAAGGAAATGGGCAGAAATCTTTTATTTCCACTTTCCAGTAATGAAGAACAAAAGGAAATAGTAACAAAGTTATCTGAAAATTTTGGGGTGGTAGTTCAGGGACCTCCTGGTACGGGAAAAAGTCATACCATTGTAAATCTTATATGTCATCTCTTAGCCCATGGTAAAAGAGTTTTAGTTACAAGTCAAACGGGGAGGGCACTTAAAGTATTATCAAAAAATATTCCTAAGGGAATAAGGCCCCTTTGCATGAGTATTCTTGGAGATGATACAAAGGCACTTAAGGAACTGGATGATTCTGTAAGAATAATAACAGAAAACCTTTCTATGGATAAAGACAGTATAAGAAAAGAAAGTATACCTCTTAAAAAACAATTGGATAGCTGTAAGAGCAGACAAAAGGAGTTATATGATAAATTAAAAGAAGCTGAATGTATTGAAAACAAAAAATTGAAATTTCAGGGGACTATAAGTCAATTAATGGATATAGCAAAATGGGTAAGATTAAATGAAAGAAAATATTCATGGATAGAAGATGATATAAAAATTGAAAATAATTGTCCTTTAACGGAGCAGCAGTATTTTCGATTGGTACATCTTTTGAATACTATTGAAAGAGAAGATATAGTTAAGGTAAATAGTATGATTAATGTATTATCTGAAATTCCAGATTTTGATGATATATGTGTAAAAATAAATAATTTTAAGGATATAGATGTAAATTATAAAGAATATAAA
This genomic window from Clostridium pasteurianum DSM 525 = ATCC 6013 contains:
- a CDS encoding sensor histidine kinase; the protein is MTLKTYEKYSPIVSDLIDDIKSRQHDFKNHINTIYGIIQTTNEKDLKYQLENYITSLNKSLTVLDENISIDHKVVAAIIYVKTNIAKTENINFIYNIDCSLNDIPLQDYELSEILNNLLDNSFKAVKNEAYNNRTVKLKIDSSTTDYLIETENNGLVLDPNKVAKIFNKGFTTKKSVNHGYGLYNVKKIVEFYNGRIQLNVDDGWIKISLYIPR
- a CDS encoding LytR/AlgR family response regulator transcription factor; translated protein: MPNILIAEDNPIQRNNLIKMLKNIIIKDINIYEAEDEASALKIANTEIIDFFYIDISLKNSSGLNLGLNLRNIDRYRLSWIVFITTHKQYILPAFKEIHCYDYIIKPYDKQKVKDMTMLIIDDINKKHKKEIKAREYVLFDCNKLSIKVYLEDIFFIEVRIRNVIIHTTKGLYEIHRTSLKNIMKKVCNDYIVQCHRSYLMNLKRIEKIEKYSYNSWIVSFYDYKENAFIGSKYKDIIDEYMYSRENKKDKH